Within Amedibacterium intestinale, the genomic segment TAGAGAAAAAATTAACAGTAAAAGCTAATAAATTCTCTAAATCAGCTTTAGCTACAATTGAGCAGGCAGGCGGAAAAGCAGAGGTTATCTAATATGCTAAAAACGATTATCAGCATGTTTAAGAGTAAAGATATCCGTAATCGAATACTCTTTACTCTCGCCATGTTGTTTATCTTCCGTTTTGGCGCAGCAATCACCGTACCAGGAGTTGACATTTCAACAATGACAAATGCTAAGAGCAATAGTTTATTTGAAATGATCAACCTCCTTGGTGGGGGTGGTCTTGAACAGTTATCTGTTTTTGCTCTAGGTGTAGGCCCTTACATTACAGCTTCCATTATTATCCAGTTATTGTCAATGGATGTTATTCCAGCATTAACTGAATTAGCAAAAGGTGGGGCTACAGGAAAAAAACAGATAGATAAATATACGCGATACCTGGCAGTAGTTTTAGGCTTCTTCCAGGCTTCAACGCTAATATACGGATTCTCCCGTGCATACCCTGGACTTCTAGTTGAGGGAGATGGATGGGCTTCCATTTTGTATATTTCAACTGTTCTAACTGGTGGTAGTATGTTCCTTTTATGGATTGGAGATCGTATTTCTATGAAAGGAATTGGAAATGGTATTTCTATGATTATTGCCGCTGGTATTATTGCTAGATTGCCGCATCAAATGATTACAGCATGGGAGACTGTTGTAGATACATCTAGTAGTTCAGCAACTTTCAATGGTATCCTTGGTTTTGCAGGGTATATTTTATGTTATCTACTAATCATCGTTTTTGTAGTATTTATGCAGACTGCTGAAAGAAAAATTCCAATTCAATATACTTCAAGTACTGTTACTACTAGAAAGAAAGATATGACATATTTACCTTTGAAAATAAATTCAGCAAGTGTAATCCCAGTCATTTTCGCTTCTTCTCTGATGGTAGCACCACTGTCTATTGTTAAAATGATTACTTCAGCTGACTGGGTAAATACACTAGAATATTTTTTAGGATTACAGACACCGGTGAGTTTAGTGATTTATGTTGTTTTAACAATATTATTTACTTTCTTCTATACACAGATGCAAGTAGATCCATCAAAGATTGCTGAAAATTTAGGAAAATCTGGTACGTACATTCCAGGAATTCGTCCAGGTAGTGAAACTAAAGAATATATAAATAAAGTACTAAACAGAATTACTGTTTTAGGTGCACTTGGCCTGGCATTTATTGCTGTATTGCCTCATGCGCTTCCATTGTTTACCTCTCTACCAGCATCTATGGGGATTGGTGGAACGGGAATTATTATCGTTGTTGGGGTTGCAATGGAAACCGTAAAACAAATTCAAGGACGTATGACACAGAAATCTTATCGTGGGTTTCTTCAGCGATAGAGGTGAATAAAAATGAATATTCTTATTATGGGAGGACCTGGTGCTGGAAAAGGCACTATGTCAGCAAGAATTGTTGAAAAATTTAATGTTAATCATATTTCAACAGGAGATATATTCCGCAGTGAAATTGGAAATGGTACAGCTTTGGGGTTAGAAGCAAAAAGCTATATGGATAAAGGTTTACTAGTTCCTGATGAAT encodes:
- the secY gene encoding preprotein translocase subunit SecY, with the protein product MLKTIISMFKSKDIRNRILFTLAMLFIFRFGAAITVPGVDISTMTNAKSNSLFEMINLLGGGGLEQLSVFALGVGPYITASIIIQLLSMDVIPALTELAKGGATGKKQIDKYTRYLAVVLGFFQASTLIYGFSRAYPGLLVEGDGWASILYISTVLTGGSMFLLWIGDRISMKGIGNGISMIIAAGIIARLPHQMITAWETVVDTSSSSATFNGILGFAGYILCYLLIIVFVVFMQTAERKIPIQYTSSTVTTRKKDMTYLPLKINSASVIPVIFASSLMVAPLSIVKMITSADWVNTLEYFLGLQTPVSLVIYVVLTILFTFFYTQMQVDPSKIAENLGKSGTYIPGIRPGSETKEYINKVLNRITVLGALGLAFIAVLPHALPLFTSLPASMGIGGTGIIIVVGVAMETVKQIQGRMTQKSYRGFLQR